The following proteins are co-located in the Heliorestis convoluta genome:
- a CDS encoding protein-glutamate methylesterase/protein-glutamine glutaminase, whose translation MNKSIRLLVVDDSALMRKHLVAYLQKDRRIDVIATARDGVDAVDKAIELRPDVITLDINMPKMDGLTALQHIMYKAPCPIIILSSLTQKGALITFEALELGAFDFINKPKGTISYDIEGMGKELLNKIYAAADSKGMGKSSMYRTRAKATAPSSTKSLSTNREIGTKSKSAIAKNYLTVDGSRSKGREREKEVLPAIALPERVVLIGVSTGGPKTLMDILPKLPAHFPYPILLIQHMPAHFTSSFAARLHKILPMNVIEARHRQPLEAGTIYLAPGGVHMHVDRPIGRNQLRLLISEKPADRLFKPSVDVTLFSLLKHFPAERIISVLLTGIGDDGAKAMAAVTEQGGCTIAESEETAIVFGMPKVAAELGGASKVLPSYEIADEIMREAARSLI comes from the coding sequence ATGAATAAAAGCATTCGACTTTTGGTTGTAGATGATTCGGCACTGATGAGGAAGCATCTTGTTGCTTATCTGCAAAAAGATCGTCGCATTGATGTAATTGCAACAGCCAGAGATGGTGTTGATGCTGTAGACAAAGCAATAGAGTTGCGACCCGATGTGATCACTTTAGATATCAACATGCCCAAAATGGACGGCTTGACAGCTTTACAACATATAATGTATAAAGCGCCTTGTCCTATTATTATTTTATCTTCTCTAACCCAAAAAGGCGCCTTGATCACCTTTGAAGCTCTAGAGCTCGGTGCTTTTGATTTTATTAACAAGCCAAAAGGAACCATATCATATGATATTGAAGGCATGGGAAAAGAACTTCTCAACAAAATTTATGCTGCTGCAGACAGCAAAGGAATGGGCAAAAGCTCAATGTACCGTACAAGAGCAAAAGCAACTGCGCCTTCTTCGACCAAGTCACTTTCAACCAATAGAGAAATCGGTACAAAAAGCAAATCTGCTATAGCAAAAAACTATTTAACTGTAGATGGAAGTCGGAGCAAAGGCAGGGAAAGAGAAAAGGAAGTTCTGCCAGCGATAGCTTTACCAGAACGAGTCGTACTTATTGGCGTATCTACAGGTGGACCAAAAACGTTGATGGATATTCTGCCCAAACTACCTGCCCATTTTCCCTATCCAATTTTACTGATACAACATATGCCGGCACATTTTACGAGCTCTTTTGCTGCACGACTCCATAAAATCTTACCGATGAATGTAATAGAAGCAAGACATCGCCAACCGCTAGAAGCAGGCACCATTTATTTGGCACCGGGTGGCGTTCATATGCATGTGGATCGACCGATTGGACGCAATCAATTGCGCCTTCTAATCAGCGAGAAGCCAGCAGATAGGCTTTTTAAACCGTCTGTAGATGTTACCCTTTTTTCATTATTAAAGCATTTCCCTGCAGAGCGAATTATTTCAGTTTTGTTAACAGGTATTGGTGATGATGGAGCGAAAGCGATGGCCGCAGTAACCGAACAAGGTGGATGTACCATTGCTGAATCAGAAGAGACAGCCATTGTTTTTGGTATGCCGAAAGTAGCAGCTGAGCTTGGCGGAGCATCTAAAGTATTACCGAGTTATGAGATTGCAGATGAGATAATGAGAGAAGCGGCAAGGTCTCTGATCTGA
- a CDS encoding chemotaxis protein CheA gives MDFQQTFLEEAEELLIGINEDILALEAKSNDVELVNKIFRAAHTIKGSANLFALQGISELTHLLESILDRLRNHSLTIDPVLTDLLLAGFDQVEKLIGSLNNGLVDPQPDQELMQQLYRYMNGDQSDCNDGFEQTAIEEKVDQKRLAYLKTEKILELVKASLQKEKLWQVLIEPAEDLFFTGHDLVHTINQLTEVGPIVSAELSGERLPEWNEFDPLNCYLDVHIILASPSGTNRHDIVEILDFLVSDKTKVLLAEITLADLVLDELIPQKNKVQLLTEKDGDNRRKIKTQQEKKNNLESFTVDEIYEKFLADEATLISQESHCSDLLEHRIQQMIHKLEEMLSIAQSDEPCSPLQMTCSNLRNATVGALCLGSYVHTLNQNHGQDKVVAEKVLKALPPWWQAIWHEWSSKLFSIVTSHAEESVADFTLDIIELLAESASLDSEEISEIKSAKEVVECAEVSKTAEAILSSSINANVTFRVEQKKIDRLMELIGELIIGKNTLPYMVKKLNHQYQMPQAARELKEKHDVIDRISKELQNAIMDIRMLPLSFAFGKFNRFVRDLARQSNKIIKLEIRGEETAIDKNLVEALSEPLLHLVRNAIDHGLETIEERLIANKSSNSILRLEAWREGERVFVQVQDDGRGIDANAVKAKAVAQGLITSEDAKSMPYERAIQFIFHPGLSTAKSVTDLSGRGVGMDVVYSNIQSIGGQVRVMSEEGKGTSVLLELPLTMTMTQVLQVMVDKKLYGISLDQIQETVRLQDSDIQRMQNQEIFVLRDRLIPIIDLAEYFHSNPIDAKAKKSFRYLVILKTGIALQVDGLIGRQEVVIKPIDHNLNHCKAISGAAILGDGTVMLIINGNSIRI, from the coding sequence ATGGACTTTCAACAAACTTTTTTAGAAGAAGCAGAAGAACTTCTGATAGGAATTAATGAAGATATTCTTGCTTTAGAGGCAAAGTCCAATGATGTAGAGCTCGTCAATAAAATATTCCGAGCTGCCCACACCATTAAGGGTTCAGCCAATCTTTTTGCGCTACAAGGTATTAGCGAATTAACACATCTATTGGAAAGCATTCTCGATAGACTACGAAATCATTCCCTTACTATTGATCCCGTCCTTACCGATCTATTGTTAGCAGGATTTGATCAAGTAGAAAAACTAATAGGAAGTTTAAACAATGGCCTTGTTGATCCGCAACCAGATCAAGAGCTTATGCAACAGTTGTATCGCTATATGAATGGCGATCAAAGTGATTGCAATGATGGCTTTGAACAGACTGCTATCGAGGAGAAAGTTGATCAAAAGCGACTTGCTTATCTCAAAACAGAAAAAATTTTGGAATTGGTCAAAGCATCGCTACAAAAAGAAAAATTGTGGCAAGTTCTGATAGAACCAGCAGAAGATTTGTTTTTTACGGGCCATGATTTAGTTCATACAATAAATCAATTGACAGAAGTAGGACCCATTGTTTCAGCAGAGTTAAGTGGAGAAAGATTGCCTGAATGGAACGAATTTGACCCTTTGAATTGTTATTTGGATGTACACATAATCCTAGCCTCTCCCTCGGGTACAAATCGCCACGATATAGTAGAGATTCTTGATTTTTTGGTCAGTGATAAAACAAAAGTTCTTTTGGCTGAAATTACATTGGCTGATCTCGTTCTTGATGAATTGATCCCTCAGAAAAATAAAGTTCAGCTCCTGACAGAGAAAGATGGGGACAACCGTAGAAAAATAAAAACTCAACAAGAAAAGAAAAACAATCTAGAATCTTTTACCGTCGATGAGATCTATGAAAAGTTTCTTGCTGATGAAGCGACTCTAATCAGTCAAGAGAGTCACTGTAGCGATCTTTTAGAACATAGAATTCAGCAAATGATTCATAAACTAGAAGAGATGTTGTCTATAGCACAGAGTGATGAGCCTTGTTCACCTTTGCAAATGACTTGCTCTAACTTGCGCAATGCAACAGTAGGAGCTCTTTGCTTGGGCTCCTATGTTCATACTCTGAATCAGAATCATGGACAAGATAAAGTTGTTGCTGAAAAAGTACTGAAAGCGCTTCCACCATGGTGGCAAGCGATCTGGCATGAATGGAGTAGCAAACTTTTTTCAATTGTGACAAGCCATGCTGAAGAATCCGTAGCAGACTTTACTCTCGATATTATAGAGCTTCTAGCAGAGTCTGCTTCGTTGGATAGCGAGGAAATCAGTGAAATAAAAAGCGCAAAAGAAGTAGTAGAATGTGCAGAGGTTTCCAAGACTGCCGAAGCCATACTCTCTTCTTCCATCAATGCAAATGTTACATTTCGAGTAGAGCAGAAAAAAATTGATCGATTGATGGAATTAATCGGAGAGTTGATTATCGGCAAAAATACGTTGCCTTATATGGTGAAAAAACTAAATCATCAATACCAAATGCCTCAAGCCGCTCGAGAGCTGAAAGAGAAACACGATGTAATAGATCGAATTTCCAAAGAATTACAAAACGCCATTATGGATATTCGAATGTTACCTTTATCTTTTGCTTTCGGAAAGTTTAACCGTTTTGTTCGAGATCTAGCTCGGCAATCAAACAAAATTATTAAGCTTGAGATCAGAGGCGAAGAGACAGCGATTGACAAAAACTTGGTAGAAGCACTTTCAGAACCTTTGCTGCATCTGGTGCGCAATGCCATTGATCATGGTTTAGAGACGATTGAAGAGAGACTGATAGCGAATAAAAGTTCAAATAGTATTTTGCGCTTAGAAGCATGGCGTGAAGGGGAACGTGTTTTTGTTCAAGTTCAAGATGATGGCCGTGGTATCGATGCGAATGCGGTAAAAGCCAAGGCTGTAGCACAAGGGCTTATTACATCAGAAGATGCCAAAAGCATGCCCTACGAAAGAGCCATTCAGTTTATTTTTCATCCAGGACTATCAACAGCCAAAAGCGTAACCGACCTCTCAGGGAGAGGTGTAGGAATGGATGTAGTGTATAGCAACATACAGTCTATTGGTGGGCAAGTTCGCGTGATGAGTGAAGAAGGAAAAGGCACATCTGTTTTGTTGGAACTGCCTTTGACAATGACCATGACACAGGTATTACAAGTAATGGTAGATAAGAAGCTTTATGGGATATCACTTGATCAGATTCAAGAAACGGTACGTTTACAAGATAGTGATATTCAACGCATGCAAAATCAAGAAATATTTGTGTTACGAGACCGATTGATTCCCATTATAGATCTAGCTGAATATTTTCATAGCAACCCAATTGATGCAAAAGCCAAGAAGTCTTTTCGCTACCTTGTCATTCTCAAAACGGGGATAGCTTTACAAGTAGATGGCTTAATAGGTCGCCAAGAGGTTGTTATAAAGCCGATTGATCACAATCTGAATCATTGTAAAGCTATTTCTGGTGCAGCTATTCTTGGAGATGGCACTGTTATGCTAATTATAAATGGAAATAGCATTCGAATCTGA
- a CDS encoding response regulator, with product MGKTIFIVDDSVTMLLNIKMILEQAGYTVYQARDGLEALESLKKIGKVDGIISDVNMPTMDGYTFILELRAQRQYRFTPIIMLTTESQAAKKEKGRQAGATGWITKPFQPEQLLQVLQRVIK from the coding sequence ATGGGAAAAACTATATTTATTGTAGATGATTCCGTAACAATGCTACTTAATATTAAGATGATTCTAGAACAAGCGGGGTATACAGTATACCAAGCAAGAGATGGCCTAGAAGCCTTAGAAAGTTTGAAAAAGATTGGAAAAGTCGATGGAATCATTTCAGATGTCAATATGCCTACTATGGATGGTTATACTTTTATTTTAGAACTACGAGCACAACGCCAATACCGATTTACACCGATTATTATGTTAACCACAGAATCACAAGCTGCGAAAAAAGAGAAAGGACGCCAAGCAGGTGCAACAGGTTGGATTACCAAACCCTTTCAACCAGAACAATTGCTGCAGGTGTTACAGCGAGTTATCAAATAA
- a CDS encoding methyl-accepting chemotaxis protein, giving the protein MWSFFKKKKAGNIIFGQLRTVLLSLWAYIGLWIGVIAPFFAWLWPGTNLFNDMLPPDILWFYYSLVGLVAFLLHALLTTLTTEKSKSTESMYSKYRDEALAEMEIIYFRDIIEANFIQEWKEGVTKQLNDLSETEKVLEAVKERSSYLKAATGDSQAVLNHVYMISDTLREALKISDNVAIQVKSSLTTMSNVSNLINENNKFTEAIQSFYIRSTQEMETLQNQIKEIDKVVTGINGINRQSNILAINASIEAARMGEAGRTFAIVASEVQALAKNTSDFTAQIQAAAKSIKEISHQVVKHMNEAASLVTRQHETLPVAEQLMVTVSEMASDSDQAIKKQQIQLHVLHEKTGIALEKLDELSDLTTTNAKFLNTIESDILNLAESVLFIVHNLHEQVELLQNFLVSSE; this is encoded by the coding sequence ATGTGGAGCTTTTTTAAAAAGAAAAAAGCTGGTAATATAATATTTGGCCAACTCAGGACAGTGTTGCTCAGTTTATGGGCTTATATAGGCCTCTGGATTGGTGTGATTGCACCTTTCTTTGCATGGTTATGGCCTGGTACAAATCTTTTTAACGACATGCTACCTCCAGATATATTGTGGTTTTACTACAGCTTAGTAGGGCTAGTTGCCTTTCTTTTGCATGCCCTATTGACAACTCTGACAACAGAGAAAAGTAAGTCGACGGAAAGCATGTACAGCAAGTACAGAGATGAAGCTTTAGCAGAAATGGAAATCATTTATTTTCGTGATATTATTGAAGCAAACTTTATTCAAGAGTGGAAAGAAGGAGTTACAAAACAGCTAAACGATTTATCGGAAACCGAAAAAGTGCTAGAAGCAGTCAAAGAAAGATCAAGTTACCTAAAAGCGGCCACTGGTGATAGTCAAGCTGTGCTAAACCATGTCTATATGATAAGTGATACTTTACGGGAAGCACTTAAGATTTCAGACAATGTAGCCATTCAAGTAAAGTCATCGTTAACTACGATGTCAAATGTGTCAAATCTTATTAACGAAAATAACAAATTTACAGAGGCGATACAAAGCTTTTACATACGTAGTACCCAGGAGATGGAAACCTTGCAAAATCAAATTAAGGAAATTGACAAAGTGGTTACTGGTATTAATGGCATTAATCGCCAAAGCAATATTCTGGCAATTAATGCTTCTATAGAAGCAGCGCGTATGGGTGAGGCAGGACGCACTTTTGCGATTGTTGCTTCAGAAGTACAGGCTTTGGCAAAAAATACTTCTGATTTTACAGCACAAATTCAAGCGGCTGCAAAATCTATTAAAGAAATCAGCCACCAAGTGGTGAAACATATGAATGAAGCAGCTTCTCTTGTTACAAGGCAGCATGAAACACTGCCTGTAGCTGAACAGCTCATGGTTACGGTGAGTGAGATGGCTAGTGACAGTGATCAGGCCATTAAAAAGCAACAGATACAATTGCATGTACTACATGAAAAAACAGGCATTGCTTTAGAGAAACTAGATGAGCTTAGTGATTTGACGACAACGAATGCTAAATTTCTTAACACAATCGAAAGTGATATTTTGAATTTGGCTGAATCGGTACTTTTTATTGTTCATAATTTACATGAACAAGTAGAATTGTTACAAAACTTTCTAGTTAGCAGTGAGTAA
- a CDS encoding CheR family methyltransferase, translating to MSNFIAKKLQRGIYLKEQQFFRLREQVYQKSGIYIPNNKRYFLERRFIDCMKATMIQDSVAYYNLLRYDKSGRHLQTFIEALTVNETYFFREFEQLRCFAEEVLPIVGAKKKQGLKIWSAGCSTGEEAYTLAIILLEMLDGEIRSKSTILATDINQQVLEIAEKGIYDERAIRKVPLPYRSKYFTSLSQGYQVIPRLKRMIDFRQTNILDSTIMPFAETIDVIFCRNVLIYFDDNSRHKAVLNFFKALRSGGFIFLGHAESMSRITDIFQLQKFKDIIIYQKPM from the coding sequence GTGAGTAATTTCATAGCTAAAAAATTACAAAGGGGAATTTACCTGAAAGAGCAGCAGTTTTTTCGTTTAAGAGAACAGGTATATCAAAAATCGGGAATATATATTCCCAATAACAAGCGATATTTTTTAGAACGTCGTTTTATTGACTGTATGAAAGCAACTATGATTCAAGACTCTGTAGCATATTATAACTTGTTACGTTATGATAAAAGTGGTCGACATCTGCAAACTTTTATAGAAGCATTAACAGTCAATGAAACATATTTTTTTCGTGAATTTGAGCAATTGCGATGTTTTGCAGAAGAAGTTCTCCCTATTGTTGGCGCAAAAAAAAAGCAAGGATTGAAGATCTGGTCAGCAGGTTGTTCAACGGGCGAAGAAGCTTATACACTTGCTATTATTCTACTGGAAATGCTTGATGGGGAGATTCGAAGTAAAAGTACTATTTTGGCGACTGATATTAATCAACAAGTCCTTGAAATTGCAGAGAAAGGTATTTACGATGAACGAGCGATAAGGAAAGTACCATTGCCTTATCGCTCAAAATACTTTACTTCTCTTTCTCAAGGTTATCAAGTTATTCCCAGATTGAAGAGGATGATCGATTTTCGTCAAACCAATATTCTAGATTCTACAATCATGCCATTTGCTGAAACCATTGATGTGATTTTTTGTCGCAATGTATTAATTTACTTTGACGACAATTCCCGTCATAAGGCCGTTTTAAACTTTTTTAAAGCCTTGCGCTCTGGAGGATTTATCTTTCTAGGTCATGCTGAATCGATGAGTAGGATTACTGATATTTTTCAGTTACAAAAGTTCAAAGACATTATAATTTATCAAAAACCTATGTGA
- a CDS encoding glutathione peroxidase, with the protein MSIYDFTVKTITNEDRSLADYKGKVMLIVNTASNCGFTPQYKGLQRLYEVYQDRGFVVLGFPCNQFMNQEPAANEEIMSFCELNFGVTFPLFAKIDVNGPNAHPLYQYLTKNKPGLLGSTAIKWNFTKFLIDREGKIVERYAPTDKPEQIEQKIQDLL; encoded by the coding sequence ATGTCTATCTACGATTTCACAGTCAAAACAATCACGAATGAAGATCGATCTTTAGCAGATTACAAAGGAAAAGTTATGCTTATCGTCAACACGGCCAGCAACTGTGGCTTTACTCCTCAGTATAAAGGGTTGCAGCGACTTTATGAAGTATATCAAGATCGAGGCTTCGTCGTGCTCGGCTTTCCCTGCAATCAATTTATGAATCAGGAGCCGGCTGCGAATGAGGAGATTATGAGTTTTTGTGAACTGAACTTTGGCGTTACCTTCCCTTTGTTTGCCAAAATCGATGTAAATGGACCAAATGCCCATCCTTTGTATCAGTACTTGACCAAGAACAAGCCCGGGCTCCTCGGTTCCACAGCCATTAAGTGGAACTTCACCAAATTTCTAATTGACCGAGAAGGTAAAATTGTAGAACGATATGCACCAACGGACAAGCCAGAGCAAATTGAACAAAAAATTCAAGATCTTCTATAA
- a CDS encoding flagellin: MAIGGIKSSVPSAYYNTMQSSTKAQERLSSAVQIKGAADNAAGLAIAEKISGQVRGLNQANRNTQDGISMLRTSEGTMNSSQSILQRMRDLSLQASNGILTDSDRSTIQSEMNQLKDQLNANASQTQFNSMATNDGTLQSKQIQVGANSGQTIDITISDTSVTGLDADIDVTTQANASSSLSSLDQALGALSSNRSNVGALENRLEHSQQNIEATATQQRASESRIRDADMAKEAMLFQESGIKLYSAMMTLSMKQKTMGTGLSMLV; encoded by the coding sequence ATGGCAATTGGCGGGATCAAAAGTAGTGTACCGAGCGCTTACTATAACACTATGCAGTCCTCGACAAAGGCACAAGAGCGTCTAAGCTCGGCAGTGCAGATCAAAGGTGCAGCCGACAATGCAGCGGGCCTTGCGATTGCTGAAAAAATCTCTGGCCAAGTTCGCGGTCTCAATCAAGCTAACAGAAATACACAAGACGGCATTTCAATGTTGCGCACTTCCGAAGGCACCATGAATAGCAGTCAATCTATACTACAACGAATGCGCGACTTATCTCTCCAGGCATCAAACGGCATTCTCACAGATTCTGATCGTTCCACCATTCAAAGTGAGATGAATCAGCTTAAGGATCAACTGAACGCAAATGCGAGTCAAACACAGTTTAACAGTATGGCAACGAACGATGGCACTTTACAAAGTAAACAAATTCAAGTTGGAGCCAACAGCGGTCAAACTATAGATATTACCATTTCCGATACTTCTGTGACAGGTCTTGATGCTGACATTGATGTAACAACGCAGGCCAATGCGAGTTCCTCTCTTTCTAGTCTCGATCAAGCCCTGGGTGCTCTTTCATCGAATCGCTCTAACGTAGGCGCTTTAGAAAACCGTCTCGAGCATAGTCAGCAAAATATCGAGGCTACTGCTACACAACAGCGAGCATCAGAATCTAGAATCCGTGATGCTGATATGGCCAAAGAAGCTATGCTTTTCCAAGAAAGTGGCATTAAGCTTTATTCTGCCATGATGACCCTATCCATGAAGCAGAAAACGATGGGAACCGGACTATCGATGCTAGTATAA
- a CDS encoding FIST signal transduction protein, producing MYFNTIGEISKHLEVSKRKDNEVLMVLVSDKSAGQVSELRDMLNRKEITFFGAIYPALLVGDKTHREGFIVQHFEPLYCGLVLPFMMRFPLEKEDLAGTTSIVLVDGLTSRFKDLTDTLEAKVGSKTKYIGGGAGFYSLEQKPCIFDNKGIYQDGLYLCILKQDVVLAVEHGWKQMEGPFTITKSKDNVLMQLDGIPAFEVYRDIIIEHENIRISREDFFSFAKDYPFGIEKKGEQSYIVRDPISVDNNEDILCVANLPQGYNLYVLHGNKDTLLGSSQLIATYCSYKAPEKYRPLLFDCISRAMFLEDDFEKELRNIQEKLKYQVEGALSIGEIASAKSGEIVIHNKSTIIGLVAE from the coding sequence ATGTATTTTAATACAATAGGGGAAATCAGCAAGCATCTAGAGGTAAGTAAGCGTAAAGACAATGAAGTCCTCATGGTATTAGTAAGTGACAAGTCAGCAGGGCAAGTATCAGAACTAAGGGATATGCTCAACCGCAAAGAAATCACTTTTTTTGGAGCGATTTACCCAGCCTTACTCGTTGGCGATAAAACGCACCGAGAAGGCTTTATTGTTCAGCATTTTGAGCCTCTATATTGTGGTTTGGTTCTGCCCTTTATGATGAGATTCCCATTAGAAAAAGAAGATCTTGCTGGTACTACTTCTATTGTACTGGTCGACGGTTTAACGAGCCGCTTCAAGGATTTGACCGATACGTTAGAAGCAAAGGTAGGCAGCAAAACAAAGTATATAGGTGGTGGGGCAGGCTTCTATTCCCTAGAACAAAAACCTTGTATCTTTGATAACAAAGGAATATACCAAGATGGGCTCTACTTGTGCATCCTTAAGCAAGACGTTGTTCTAGCCGTAGAACACGGTTGGAAGCAGATGGAAGGGCCTTTTACCATCACAAAGTCAAAGGACAATGTGCTCATGCAGTTAGATGGAATTCCAGCTTTTGAAGTATATCGTGATATTATCATAGAGCATGAAAACATTCGTATTAGTAGAGAAGATTTCTTTAGCTTTGCGAAAGACTATCCCTTTGGGATTGAAAAGAAAGGTGAGCAATCCTATATCGTTCGCGATCCTATTTCTGTAGATAATAATGAAGATATACTTTGTGTTGCCAACTTGCCGCAAGGCTATAACTTATACGTGTTACATGGTAACAAAGACACACTCCTAGGATCGTCTCAGCTAATTGCTACCTATTGTTCTTATAAAGCGCCAGAAAAATATAGGCCCCTCCTTTTTGACTGCATATCCAGAGCGATGTTTCTAGAAGATGACTTTGAAAAAGAGCTTCGTAATATTCAAGAAAAATTGAAGTACCAAGTCGAAGGTGCTCTTTCTATCGGTGAGATAGCATCAGCGAAAAGCGGTGAAATCGTGATCCATAACAAATCTACCATTATCGGTTTAGTAGCGGAATAA
- a CDS encoding DNA-3-methyladenine glycosylase produces MTLLNVKALNKSFYEQTTLDLAQSLLGKILVKETSEGIASGIIVETEGYLGFSDEACHSYGHRRTKRTEVMYGPPGHAYTYVMHCHCLMNIVSGPIDVPEAVLIRALEPQQGIELMQKRRGEQKKLTDLTSGPGKLSQAMGIDKSDYGKPLFLERDGGIQKDNEYSHAQGHKSSKDKEAAEEKSWIYILEGITPTSIAAGPRIGIENYGKAKEYPWRFWIPDNPFVSRRSKKAK; encoded by the coding sequence GTGACTCTTCTGAACGTAAAAGCATTGAATAAATCATTCTACGAACAAACAACGCTAGATCTAGCCCAGTCCTTGCTGGGAAAAATACTGGTGAAAGAAACATCAGAAGGTATCGCTTCCGGTATTATTGTAGAAACCGAAGGCTATCTTGGCTTTTCCGATGAAGCCTGCCATAGTTACGGCCATCGAAGAACGAAAAGAACAGAAGTAATGTATGGACCACCCGGTCACGCCTATACCTACGTGATGCACTGTCATTGCTTGATGAATATTGTAAGCGGCCCTATTGATGTTCCTGAAGCGGTGTTGATTCGGGCCCTAGAGCCACAACAAGGTATAGAACTGATGCAAAAGCGCCGTGGCGAACAGAAAAAGTTGACTGATTTGACGAGTGGACCAGGAAAATTAAGCCAAGCCATGGGAATTGATAAAAGCGATTACGGAAAACCACTTTTTCTAGAGAGAGACGGAGGTATTCAAAAAGATAACGAATACAGTCACGCGCAGGGTCATAAATCTAGCAAAGACAAAGAAGCTGCTGAAGAGAAGAGCTGGATCTATATTCTAGAAGGCATCACGCCCACTTCCATTGCAGCAGGGCCGAGAATCGGCATTGAAAATTACGGAAAAGCCAAAGAGTACCCCTGGCGCTTTTGGATTCCTGATAATCCTTTTGTATCGAGGCGATCTAAGAAAGCAAAGTAA
- a CDS encoding AEC family transporter, whose product MTNPIEIILQQIMVFALLMTIGFIAAKAKVLTKEGLGHLAKLVVNIILPALIFTIITGSGMTPQDLLVGYQFALAVLFSFALLLLVGYLLSKLLKLEGKTANLFIALSAFGNMGFIGIPLIHGLYTEPIAQVSIAIYTVIDMALLWTVGVYLCSRHQGEANFFRSARNMLNPLTVTLVIAFIIMILQIPLPELLARTVGEIGNTSKTLTLIYIGGLLAYTSMGNLFKKPSLFVLAGVKMVLMPLLIFMLTGFFLPEIPRFILTLIVGLPTMTTLVMIASTYESDKDYAAEAIFLTTLLSLITIPAVAVLTTWIGL is encoded by the coding sequence ATGACAAATCCTATAGAAATTATTCTGCAGCAAATCATGGTTTTTGCCTTACTCATGACCATCGGATTTATAGCTGCCAAAGCGAAAGTGCTAACCAAGGAAGGGCTAGGACACCTGGCGAAGCTTGTTGTTAACATCATTCTTCCTGCTTTAATCTTCACAATCATTACTGGAAGCGGTATGACGCCACAAGATTTGTTGGTAGGCTACCAATTTGCCCTGGCCGTTCTTTTTTCTTTTGCCCTTCTATTGCTGGTAGGCTATCTATTAAGTAAATTGCTAAAACTTGAAGGCAAGACAGCCAACCTTTTTATCGCCCTTTCGGCTTTCGGTAACATGGGCTTTATCGGAATCCCCCTCATTCACGGGCTTTACACCGAACCGATTGCCCAAGTTAGCATTGCTATCTATACAGTCATTGATATGGCACTTTTGTGGACTGTTGGCGTTTACTTGTGCAGTCGCCATCAAGGAGAGGCCAATTTTTTTCGCTCCGCCCGCAACATGTTGAACCCGCTAACAGTGACCTTGGTTATCGCTTTTATCATCATGATCTTACAAATCCCTTTGCCAGAATTACTGGCAAGAACAGTAGGCGAAATCGGTAACACCAGTAAAACCTTAACTTTAATCTACATTGGAGGACTATTAGCCTATACATCGATGGGCAACTTGTTCAAAAAGCCAAGCCTTTTCGTCTTAGCAGGTGTGAAAATGGTCCTAATGCCCCTGTTGATCTTTATGCTAACAGGCTTTTTTCTACCTGAGATTCCACGATTCATACTAACGCTCATCGTAGGACTGCCAACGATGACAACGCTAGTAATGATAGCCTCCACCTATGAATCGGACAAAGACTATGCTGCAGAAGCCATTTTTCTGACAACCCTACTAAGTCTCATCACCATTCCTGCTGTTGCTGTGCTTACGACATGGATAGGGTTATAG